GAATATATCTTAAATTATGATTTATTAGACTGTTTACTTAAAAATCATAAAACGAATAATATTCCTTTAGAATATATTTTCACCAAATTAAAAGATGAATCCTCTACTTCTATTCTATTCATAAATGGTTTTATTGAGAGAACAGAAAATTTAAATCTATTTATTAAAACGTTATGTAGCTATTGGAATGGTATTTGGGGATATTATGTGAATGATGTTTTGTATTCTGATGAACAAGTAAATAAAACATTAAAATACATCATAGAATATGCAGATATTGAAGCTATTATTAAGATAGATAAACAATCTAATATAAAAAATCATCTAACAAAAGACCCAGAAATTTTAAATATCATTTCTAACAATGATAAACTAATAAGTATCATCTCTGATTTACAATTAAAATTTATTGATTTAGACTTTGAAAATTCCCCAGAAAACATTCTAGACTTTATTTACGAGAATAATCATTATGATTTTAACGAAAAAATAGTTCGTAAAATTGTAAAAAAATATGGTGAATTTGAACAAGTAAGTTTTGATAATTCTAATTACTCTTCACTTAAAAATTCAAAATCTAAGAATCTCATTGATTATTTAGAAGCTAACATAAATGACTACATACAAAACATTTACTTAAAGCTTGATACGAATATTAATGAGGAGCAAAAATCATATTTAGAACTATTAAATCACTCAGATTTAAGTTTAAAACTTAAAAAAGAAGTCATTAAAAAAGTAGGTACAAAAATATCTGATATTTCACTTATTGAAAATGATAATTTGTTGTCATATATTATTGAAAATAATAAAATAGAAGCTAAGTGGGGAAATTTATTCTTCTTTTTCAAAAAATCCGAAGATAAATTATTAGACTCATCTATTGGCTTTATTAATAATATTGAAAATGCTAACAAATTAGCAAAAGTAAAAATACCAACTGAAGTTAATGATGAAAACATTTTTGGTGTATTCTGTAAACTTTTAATCCTATCAAACGATATCGAAAATAAATCCTTTGATTTAATTACAAATTCAGTTCCTTGGAAGTATAGCGGATTAAATATTGATAATCTTGATAAAGAAAAAGTTAACTCATTAATCAAGAATAGAATAATTAGTCCAACAATTGAAAGTTTTAATATTTTAAAAGAAAAATATCAGACGGCAGCCATTGAGTTGTTAGAGAAACATAAGTCTGAATTTATAAAACTAATTGAAGAGCTTGTTTTAGATGAAAATGATTTAGAGTTAATCTTGAAATCTACAGTTTTAAACAATATAGAAAAACTCAAATTTTTAGAATCTTGTTCTAATAATACCATTGCATCAAACTTTGAGAATTTTAAGTTAATAAGTCAAATTTTATTAAATGATAATTCATTTCGAATAAATGAGCTGCTTTTCAATGATTTAATAATAAACAAAAATGTACCGATTGTAAATAGAATTAAACTATTCAATAAGAATCTTTTTAGCACTGATGAAGCTTTCATAGAAAAATTCTTAAACAACTTAGATAGCAGTTATGAAAAAATTACAAATAGAGATAAAAGGGCAAAAATTCAAGACAATCCTGATAACAGAGAACTATTGACAAATTTGAAACGAAAAGATTACATTTCAAGTTTTTCAGAAGGTTTATTTGGCTTAAGAGTTAACCATAAAAGGAAATAACATTTCCCCTAGCATCCAGCATTTTAAATAATGCTGGGTGTTTTCTTTTAAAATAACTTTAGCATTACAAAAAAGCATTCTTCTGTAACTTCTAATAACTTTAATATTTATTTCACATAAAGCAGTGTCGTAAATATTTACATTTGATGTCTCAGAAAAAGGAATACTCAGAAAACAATGAAAAACTTAAGAGAACAAACAGATGCTAAAATTGCAGCAGGACGAAAAGGAAATCCTGATTTTATGAAAAGCAACTACGTTTTAATACAAAGTCACCTCAATTAATTGAAAAGTCAGTCTGTTTAACTACAAAACCACCTTGATGAACCAAAAAGCAACGATGTTTTAATACAAAGTCATCTTAATTAACTGAAAAGTCAGTGTACTTAAATACAAAACCACCCCAACCGACCAAAAAGCAACGACATTTTAGTAGAATGTAAGCTTAATTAACTCAAACAACACTTATTCCTTTTTATACTTGTCCATTTTTTGATTCTAAAAATCTAACTTTGTCGGCTACGATTATCAACAGTTTAAAACGTTGCGTAAACGTATTTAGTTATCCTTATTAGAAAAACAAAAAGAGATTCACCTTGCAAGTAGAAATAGAAAATCCAAGAGTAAAATGTTACAAATGTATGCGACCTTTAAGCACTTGTATTTGCAAACACATTAATACTTTGCAGACGAAGACTCGTTTTATTATTTTGATGCACCCGAAAGAGTACAAAAAAGAAAAAAACGGAACGGGAACGATGACAAATCTTCAACTTGAAAATTCAGAAATAATCGTTGGTGTCGATTTTACCAATAATAAACGTATCAATGAAATACTGAATCAAGAAAACAGTACTTCATTTTTATTGTATCCAGGAAAAGAGAGTTTCAATTTATCGACAGGAAAAAGTGCTGAAATAAATACTGTTATGGGTACAAGTCCATACCTTTTCATTCTCGATGGAACTTGGCCTTGCGCTCGTAAAATGTTGAAACTGAGTAAAAACTTGCAAACACTAAAAAGAGTAAGTTTTGATAATAAAATAAAATCGAAATTTATTATAAAGCAACAACCAGAACCTCTTTGTTTGAGTACTATTGAATCGGTTTATACAGTTTTAAATTTATTAAATGAAGGTGACTTAGAAAACTGTGATACAAAGGACTTTTTACTTCCTTTTGAAAAAATGATTGCGCATCAACTCGATTATATTTTAAATCCGAATAGTAAATACTATTTAACTTCGGGGAACAAAGAAATTATGCCTAAAAACCTGTATAAGAAAAAGACAGAAAGAACTATTATTTTTGAACAGGAAAAGATTTAGTAAATAACTTTTTTACTTAATAAAACAAGCATCCAGCATTTTATACAATTCTGGATGTTTTCTTTTAAACAACTTTGGTCTTTCGAAAAAGTATTCTCCTGCAACTGCTAAGAATTCAATTTGTGAGGTTCCACCATAATTTCTAATATCTGAAGCATCATTATTAATGGCTTCCATTTCTTTATGAACCAATTGCAAATAAGGAATTGTGTATTGTTTGTCTAACAAAGCAGCAGGAATTCCATCGATAACACCATCTGTTTTGTCTAAAAGGTGAATAAATTCGTGAATTGCCGTATTTCCTTTGTCCGTTTTATTACTAAAACCGTGATGTAACGCTTTTCTAGATAAAATCATTTGATTTTCGAATCTTCCTGTACCCACCAAACCACCAATAGTTCTCCCGTCAACTTTAGAATCAAACTGTAAATCATCATCAAAATCATCAGGATAAATTAAAACAGTTGTTAAATTAGCATAATTCCAATTTTTAAATCTAAAAACAGGAATTACAGCACTTGCAGCAATTAACAATCTGTCTAATTCTTCTAACTCAAAATGAACAGCTTCAATATTTTTTGTTGCTAAGAAATGAAACATCTTTGTAGAGAATAACTTTTGCTCATCCGTAGTTAACTTTTTATAAAAAAGGATGTTATCTAACAACAGTTGATGCCAATGCTCGGGAATAACCACTTTTTCTAACGGAATTTCGGATGCTTTTTTCTTTGGTTTTAAACCCACAAACAAAACAACAAGAAGTACGGCAATCGCAATAATATATAACATTGATTCTTTTTAAAGTAGAAATTTAAAACCCGTATTAATTACAACTACTGTTGCAGTCGTTTATATGAAATACGTTTATTCATTCTCATAATCATGCACAAATTTAATACGAGGACTGCTAGCCATCAAATTAGGATTTGTTCCTTCAATTCCCTCAGGAATTGGCTGATTGCGTGTTTTATAATAAGCTTTCCAACTTGGCATTGGGTTTCCTGTACTGTCGTTAAACGTCATTGGATGCGTTAAAAAAGGAATCGCATCTTTCGATAAATCTTGAGAAGAAAACATTTTATAAACCAATTCTGAGCAATAATAAGAATTGTCGTCCCATAAAAAAATCTCATCATAAGGTGTATCTATTCTTTCGATTCCATACGCTATGGCTTTAGAAATATAAGGTTGGTAATAGCTATGTAATCTTGCAACCGTAGTTTGAGATTTGTTGAATTTATTTTTATTCCTGTTTAGAAACTTTTTTAAAGGAGTTTGGCAAATTCCTTCTTTCGGAATCGCTTCTACAACAAACCATTTGTCATCTTCTTGCATTGCCAACCCAACATGCGAATAGTTTTTAGACAATGAAGTTGCTGTTACATCTTTAATTGCATTATCTATTTCACCTGTTCCTGTATTTTGAAACAGTAAATCTCCTTGTTTTAATTCAAAATTATTATTTTTTTGATTGCTTTTACAACCGACAAAAACAAAAGAGAATAAAAGGAGAATACAAGTGTGTTTTATAATTTTATTCATTGTGATTTTGTTGTTAATTTTTTAGAAAATGTCAAAATTACAGCTAACTAAAATAGAAACGAAAACTTATAATAACTTCGCCATTGCTTCTTTAATAATAGCAGTGTTTCTAGCTCTATTAGGCGTATTCTTCGTTTTTTGATCTTGTACCATTCTACGCATTAAGTTAATCACTACTTTATCAAAATTAAATGATTTGTATTGCGTTCCTTTTACAACCATATCATCTACTAAATTCTGAATTGCTTCTGCGTTATTACTTTCAGAAATTTGAGTAAATGCTTTTTGGTAAATTGCTTTTGTACTATCATCACCTGTTAAAAACATACCAGACAAGACACTTTTAGCGATAAAAGGCAATTCTTTTTCGTCCTTTTCTTCAATATAAATACGTGTTAAAGGCGTTGCTAATATTTTTCTAATGGCATCTGGCAATTGGCTAGATTTGGCAATTGCAGCTTGTTTATCCACATAATACATAGCAACTAAGGCTTTACCTATTACAGAATACGATTTGCTTTCTAATCCTTTTGCAAATATTGCTTTTAACTCAGGATCTGTTAATTTCCCTAACGTTTCAATTGCTGTTGCTTGTACCAATGTTTTTTCATCCGTATTCGCAATATCCATTATTTTTTGAATTGCATATTTTTTAGAAAATTTATTAATTAAATCTATCTTTTGTAAAGCCAGCATTCTAATTCTGTAAGAAGGATCGCTCATTGCATTTGCGACTGCATTAAAAGCTGTTTTGTCTTCTTGCTTTTTAGCGACTTCTAACAATGCTTCTCTTCTATGTGCATAATTCACTGCATTTTTTAATTGAAAGATATAATCGCTCAACACTTTATTTTCTGTTATTTCACATAATAATACTCCATCTCCATTAACTTGAATTAAGGTTGGTTGTTTTGTATAAGGGAAAGTAAAAGAAGCATCATTCTCATTTACAAAAACGTTGTGTCTTGTTCTTTGTCCATCTTCATAAATATCAATCGCTAAAGGAAATTTAAACTCAGTAACATTTAATTGTTGCAAGTTTACAGTTACTTTTTTCTGAATTGTATTGTAATCGTAAGTAACATCAATTTTTGGATGCCCTGCATTAAAGTACCATTGATTAAAGAACCAATTTAAGTCTTTACCTGTGATTCTTTCGAAAACTAATCGCAATTGATGTACTTCTGCCGCTTTGTATTTATTCTCTGTTAAATAGGTTTTTAAGCCTAAGAAAAAAGCTTCATCACCAACATAATTACGCAACATGTGTAAAATAGCGCCACCTTTATTGTAGCTCACTAAATCGAACATATCTTCTTTATCAGTATAATTAAAACGCACTAAATGTTTATCGTTATTCTGTCCGTTTTTATACGCATCTCTATCTTCAAACAAATGCATGTCTGCATCTAATTTTCCGTATTTATGTTCTCTCCATAAATATTCGCTATAATTAGCAAAAGATTCGTTTAAAGTAAGATTAGACCAACTTTCTGATGTTACTAAATCTCCAAACCAATGATGAAATAATTCATGTGCAATGGTATTTTCTTGTACATTTTCATCAATTAATTGACCAGGAGTTTGATATGCTTTTTCTCCATGAATTACAGCTGTTGTGTTTTCCATAGCTCCAGAAACGTAATCTCTACCAACAATCTGATGGTATTTGTTCCAAGGATATTCCACGCCTAAAACAGTAGAAAAGAAGCCCATCATTTCTGGTGTTAAGCCAAAAATAGCCTTTGCATAAGGTGCATATTCTTTTTCTACATAATAGTTTACAGGAATATTTTTATACGAATCTTTAATAATCTCATACTCGCCAATTCCCATAAAAACCAAATACGGAGCGTGTTTCTGATCCATTTTCCAGTAATCAGTTCTGTTGGTTCCGTTATTAGTTTGACTTATCAATTTTCCGTTAGAAAGTGTTTGAAACTTATTAGGAACTGTAATGTAAATTTCTTGCGTTGTTTTCTGATTCGGACTGTCTATTGTTGGAAACCAGCAACTATTTGCTTCCGTTTCTCCTTGAGTCCAGATTTGAGTGGGTTTGTTTTTATCAAAACCATCTGCATTTATAAAATACAAACCTTTTGCATCTGTTATTGCTGCAGATCCTTTTTGTTTTACTTTTTCTGGACGCGCAGTATATTTAATATAAACTGTAAATGCTTCCTCTTTTGTATATTCTTTTGGTAAGTCTATAACAATCTGAGCATCATCATAATTAAAATCTAATTTCTGGCTATTTATAGAAACTTGATGAATAACCATTGCTTTTGCATCTAACGTAAATTTGTTGGTTGCATAAAAATGAGGTTTTGCAGTAATCCAAGCTTCACCATTTAATTGCTTTTCTTTAAAATTAAAATCCATTTTTAGTTTTGTGTGCACTAAATCGTGAATTTTCTCTCTTTCTGGTTTATAACCTGTATGGGTTTGAGAAAAACTTACCAAACTCAGCATTACTAAAACAAAAAAGAGCATTTTTTTAATCATCATAAACATCGTATTCATAAGCTTCAAAAGTAAGAAATATTAACACTTTAGTTGTTAATGAGCAGTTAATATTCAGTAAACAGTTTTAAGTTAGCAGTAAATCAGTTAAAAAGTAGCATAAAGTTGATTTTTAAATTGAATTATGATGTTTCAATGCAGTCAAAATAATGATAATCGTTTTTTCATATTAACTAAATCCACTTCTCACCTTTTCTAATTATAATAACATAAAAAAGCTGTAACCTCATAAGAGATTACAGCTTTAAACTAACTATTAAAAAGATTTATTTTCCTTTAAAAATTGCGCTAAACTGTTCTAAATTAACATTGTCGCCATCAATTTTCACATTGTTCATCATTTCTATAATCTTTGCCGGATTCATATTATCGCCTAACAATCTTGCAACTCCTACTCCTGCTTCTTTACCATAACCAAAAGCAATTACTTCATCTATAGAATCTGTATCTCCTGTATAATACAAGTTAACATGCATTCCTTTTGCTTTCATAGACATTAAAGATTTATACTCTTTATTATCTTTAAAAAGTTCTTTTAATGTTGCTTTTTCTACTTCATACGCTGCTTCATTTCCTTTAATTGGCAATGCAACTACATTTACTTTACGAATGCTTTTTAAAGTAGCTTTTACATCTGCTGAAACATCATCAGACTTTAATTGTAAAAAGCTTGTGGGAATATCAACTGAAATAAATCCAGTTTTTTCTTGACTTTCTACTAAATATCCTTGTAACGATTTTTCATTTTTACATGAAGTAATCATCAATACAAGCAATAAAAGAGAAAGTATTTTAGTTATATTTTTCATTATTTTTTAGTTTTAGTTGATAAAATAAAAGTCGGATTTATAAAACCCGACTTTTACATCTTTGTTTACTTCTCGTTCCCGCTAGTGAACGTATCTGCTAATTCAGACATTTTATTAATGTCTATACTACCTGTTAAAGACACAACTACTGCTTCAGAATTACCTTTAGTTTTTTTGTCAAGTCCTTTTATAAACATTAGCACTTCACTCACAAAATCTTTATTCTTTGTAGATTTTACATAGATTTTAATACGAGATCCATCTTCTTTAATTCGCATTAACTGCGTTAAGTTCTGTTTCTTAATTGCTGATTGAACCATTGCATCCATTTTATCTGCAATGCCAGCATCATTAGTAGAAAACATTTTAAACTCTTTTAAATCTTGAATCATCTGAAAGACTTTCATTCCTTCATTATCATCTATTTTAATGTTTTTGAATTTAGATATTAATTCGAAAGCATCTTTGGTAACTACTACCATATCTACTCCGTCCATATCTTCTAAAGTGTCAAAAAATGACTGTGCGCTTGTTACCATTGGTGCAACGACTAACGCTATTAATATTGCTATTTTTTTCATAATTTCTGTGTTTACTTGGTTTTACTATTTTACTTGGTTTATTTTAATATTTTGTTTACTGTGTTTTCATAAATATGTAAGGTTGCTACTGCCTGTTCTCCTTTTTGAAGATTTGACGATAAAAGCCTTAAACCTTTACTAATTTGTGCAAATTGTTTTTCTGCTTGATATCTTTCATATTCATGTTTTCCAATAAATACGCTAAATAATAAGACTACTGACGCTGCTACAGATAACCATTTAAAGTTTCTCTTTTTAGATTTCTTAGGTTCTAACTCAATTGGTTTTGTATAGGTTTCGTCTTTTGAAGCAGCAAAATAGTTAAACATGTATTCATACTCTTGCAAATGTGGCGCAACATTACCTCCTGTAAAATAGTTTCTTAAGGTTGTTTCCTCTTGCAAAGACGTTTCCGCGTTTTCGTATTTTTCTACTAATATTTCTATGTTAGCTAACTCCATAGTTGTGTTTTTTAATTAATGCTTCTCTTATTGTTTTTCTTGCTCTAGACAAGGCTACTCTAACTGCAGTTGGTTTCATATCTACCATTTTGCATATTTCATCAAAATCATATTGTTCAACATCTCTTAATTGAATAATAATTTTTTGTTGTTCAGGTAAGTCTTTTATCAACTCGTGTACTTGGTTTACACTGTCTCGATGTTCAATTTTCTTATCTAAACTAGTATCTTTTTCCTTATAATTACTGTGTACTAATGTTAAATTACTTGCCTGCTTCGATTTTAAACGATCATAACAATAGTTTTTAGTCATTGTCATTGCAAATGCTTCAACGTTTTTGTAATCAGCAATCTTTTCTCTGCTTTTCCATAGTTTAAAGAGTAGTTCTTGCGTAGCATCTTCAGCTTCTTCTCTAGAAACTAAAAGTCTTTTTGCTAAACGAAAGACCTTATCTTTAAATGGTAAAACAACTTTTAAAAAGTCTGACTGGTTCATTTGGTTTGGTTGATTTGTCTTGTAAACATCTCATAAATACAATGCTTTATAACAGGTTTACATAATTAAGACGAGGCACAATATATTTTGTTACAAGATATTTTAAAAATAATACTAATTCTCTTTATATTGCGTTAGTTTTACTATAAACACACTTATTTCTTTTGATGAAAAACTTCTTTAAAATTACTTGCTTTCTTTTTTCTGTACTGATTTTATCTAACTGTTCTAAGGAATACGAAGTTCCTGCTGATATTGTTGAACAAGATTTTGTTTGGAAAGGTTTAAACGCTTATTACTTGCATCAAGATCAAATTGCAGACTTAGCTGATACTCGTTTTAATTCTGATCAACAATTAAATGCCTATTTAAATTCTTTTCCAGATTACAATTCTTTATTTACTAGTTTATTAATTTCTGGTGATGTAAAATCAACTTTAGTTGAAGATTATAATACAATTATAGAACCAGAATTAAGAACTGGTTTTACAAATGGTTTAGAATTCGGAATTATTGCAGAAGAAAATGACCCAGATAATGTTTTAGGGTATGTAACTCATATTTTACCAAACTCTGATGCATCCAACAAAACGATAGAAAGAGGTCAATTTTTTCATGCAGTAAATGGTGTTCAATTAACGAGAACAAATTATGAAGATTTACTATTAAATGGTGACGCTACTTTCACGTTAGCAATGGCAGATTTTGATGGAACAACAGTTACTCCAAATACGATAACTGTCAGTTTAGAAAAACTGAACTATAATTATCCTGCTACTTTTTTAGAAAAAACCATTGCTGTAAATACGGATAATGTTGGTTATTTAATGTACAATAACGATCTTTCTATAAACTACATTAATGATTTAAATAACACCTTCTTAAATTTTAAAAATCAATCCGTTAACGAATTGGTTTTAGATTTAAGATATAATATTAGTGGCGGAAGTTTTGCGAAAAATATTTCACAAATTGCAAGTATGATTACTGGGCAGTTTCCTGATGAAGTATTGATAAAAGAACAATGGAATACAAAAGCACAAGCTTGGTTTCAGGTGAATCAACCAGATTCTTTAATTACAAAATTTCCAACAAAGTTGGATGCAACAACAAACATTAATAGTTTAAATTTAACGGATGTTTATATCATTTTAAATGGAGAAAACTACACTGGTTCTTCTGCAATTGAATTATTAATAAATAGTCTAAAACCTTATATTAATGTTCACGTTATTGGTAACACAACTGCAGGAAACAATACAGGTTCAATTACTTTGTATAATTCTGAAGATTATGACTTTGAGTTTAGAAAAATGACACATACAATTGCTTTACAACCCATTGTGTTAAGTTTTTTAAATAAAGACGACCAAACTTATGAAAACGGATTTACATCAAACTTAAGAACTTGTACAAATGAAGATGTATTAGATTTAGGCCTTTTAGGTGAAACCTCAGACCCAATTTTAAATAGCGTTTTAAATTATATATCAACAGGTACAGCAGTTTCTAACACAAATTGTAATCCTAATAATTTTGAGTATTTATATAACAGTATCAATGCTCAAAGAGAAATTGATAATGGTGTATTTATAAACCAAGATTTACCAAACACGAATAATTAATATGAGAAAAATTATAAAGCTAAGTCTATTGTCTATTGTACTTTTTGTAGCTTCTTGTTCTAAAAGTGATGATAGTAGTATAGAACCTAATGTTACAGATGATATCAACTATTTTATATGGAAAGGA
The window above is part of the Polaribacter sp. SA4-12 genome. Proteins encoded here:
- a CDS encoding DUF4252 domain-containing protein, coding for MKKIAILIALVVAPMVTSAQSFFDTLEDMDGVDMVVVTKDAFELISKFKNIKIDDNEGMKVFQMIQDLKEFKMFSTNDAGIADKMDAMVQSAIKKQNLTQLMRIKEDGSRIKIYVKSTKNKDFVSEVLMFIKGLDKKTKGNSEAVVVSLTGSIDINKMSELADTFTSGNEK
- a CDS encoding M1 family aminopeptidase, coding for MMIKKMLFFVLVMLSLVSFSQTHTGYKPEREKIHDLVHTKLKMDFNFKEKQLNGEAWITAKPHFYATNKFTLDAKAMVIHQVSINSQKLDFNYDDAQIVIDLPKEYTKEEAFTVYIKYTARPEKVKQKGSAAITDAKGLYFINADGFDKNKPTQIWTQGETEANSCWFPTIDSPNQKTTQEIYITVPNKFQTLSNGKLISQTNNGTNRTDYWKMDQKHAPYLVFMGIGEYEIIKDSYKNIPVNYYVEKEYAPYAKAIFGLTPEMMGFFSTVLGVEYPWNKYHQIVGRDYVSGAMENTTAVIHGEKAYQTPGQLIDENVQENTIAHELFHHWFGDLVTSESWSNLTLNESFANYSEYLWREHKYGKLDADMHLFEDRDAYKNGQNNDKHLVRFNYTDKEDMFDLVSYNKGGAILHMLRNYVGDEAFFLGLKTYLTENKYKAAEVHQLRLVFERITGKDLNWFFNQWYFNAGHPKIDVTYDYNTIQKKVTVNLQQLNVTEFKFPLAIDIYEDGQRTRHNVFVNENDASFTFPYTKQPTLIQVNGDGVLLCEITENKVLSDYIFQLKNAVNYAHRREALLEVAKKQEDKTAFNAVANAMSDPSYRIRMLALQKIDLINKFSKKYAIQKIMDIANTDEKTLVQATAIETLGKLTDPELKAIFAKGLESKSYSVIGKALVAMYYVDKQAAIAKSSQLPDAIRKILATPLTRIYIEEKDEKELPFIAKSVLSGMFLTGDDSTKAIYQKAFTQISESNNAEAIQNLVDDMVVKGTQYKSFNFDKVVINLMRRMVQDQKTKNTPNRARNTAIIKEAMAKLL
- a CDS encoding zinc-dependent peptidase — encoded protein: MLYIIAIAVLLVVLFVGLKPKKKASEIPLEKVVIPEHWHQLLLDNILFYKKLTTDEQKLFSTKMFHFLATKNIEAVHFELEELDRLLIAASAVIPVFRFKNWNYANLTTVLIYPDDFDDDLQFDSKVDGRTIGGLVGTGRFENQMILSRKALHHGFSNKTDKGNTAIHEFIHLLDKTDGVIDGIPAALLDKQYTIPYLQLVHKEMEAINNDASDIRNYGGTSQIEFLAVAGEYFFERPKLFKRKHPELYKMLDACFIK
- a CDS encoding S41 family peptidase; this encodes MKNFFKITCFLFSVLILSNCSKEYEVPADIVEQDFVWKGLNAYYLHQDQIADLADTRFNSDQQLNAYLNSFPDYNSLFTSLLISGDVKSTLVEDYNTIIEPELRTGFTNGLEFGIIAEENDPDNVLGYVTHILPNSDASNKTIERGQFFHAVNGVQLTRTNYEDLLLNGDATFTLAMADFDGTTVTPNTITVSLEKLNYNYPATFLEKTIAVNTDNVGYLMYNNDLSINYINDLNNTFLNFKNQSVNELVLDLRYNISGGSFAKNISQIASMITGQFPDEVLIKEQWNTKAQAWFQVNQPDSLITKFPTKLDATTNINSLNLTDVYIILNGENYTGSSAIELLINSLKPYINVHVIGNTTAGNNTGSITLYNSEDYDFEFRKMTHTIALQPIVLSFLNKDDQTYENGFTSNLRTCTNEDVLDLGLLGETSDPILNSVLNYISTGTAVSNTNCNPNNFEYLYNSINAQREIDNGVFINQDLPNTNN
- a CDS encoding RNA polymerase sigma factor — translated: MNQSDFLKVVLPFKDKVFRLAKRLLVSREEAEDATQELLFKLWKSREKIADYKNVEAFAMTMTKNYCYDRLKSKQASNLTLVHSNYKEKDTSLDKKIEHRDSVNQVHELIKDLPEQQKIIIQLRDVEQYDFDEICKMVDMKPTAVRVALSRARKTIREALIKKHNYGVS
- a CDS encoding tRNA-uridine aminocarboxypropyltransferase — protein: MQVEIENPRVKCYKCMRPLSTCICKHINTLQTKTRFIILMHPKEYKKEKNGTGTMTNLQLENSEIIVGVDFTNNKRINEILNQENSTSFLLYPGKESFNLSTGKSAEINTVMGTSPYLFILDGTWPCARKMLKLSKNLQTLKRVSFDNKIKSKFIIKQQPEPLCLSTIESVYTVLNLLNEGDLENCDTKDFLLPFEKMIAHQLDYILNPNSKYYLTSGNKEIMPKNLYKKKTERTIIFEQEKI
- a CDS encoding DUF4252 domain-containing protein gives rise to the protein MKNITKILSLLLLVLMITSCKNEKSLQGYLVESQEKTGFISVDIPTSFLQLKSDDVSADVKATLKSIRKVNVVALPIKGNEAAYEVEKATLKELFKDNKEYKSLMSMKAKGMHVNLYYTGDTDSIDEVIAFGYGKEAGVGVARLLGDNMNPAKIIEMMNNVKIDGDNVNLEQFSAIFKGK
- a CDS encoding YiiX/YebB-like N1pC/P60 family cysteine hydrolase; the encoded protein is MNKIIKHTCILLLFSFVFVGCKSNQKNNNFELKQGDLLFQNTGTGEIDNAIKDVTATSLSKNYSHVGLAMQEDDKWFVVEAIPKEGICQTPLKKFLNRNKNKFNKSQTTVARLHSYYQPYISKAIAYGIERIDTPYDEIFLWDDNSYYCSELVYKMFSSQDLSKDAIPFLTHPMTFNDSTGNPMPSWKAYYKTRNQPIPEGIEGTNPNLMASSPRIKFVHDYENE